The following is a genomic window from Vitis vinifera cultivar Pinot Noir 40024 chromosome 6, ASM3070453v1.
tatatatatatatatatatagagtgagagagagagaggattgTGTGAATTGAGCTGTTTATTACCTTGAGAAAGTCTTGGACCCTTTGTAGCAGAAAATCATGGTACTGGGTGATACTAAGCTGACGTCTGCTGCCGGCTAAGCTATAGTAGTTGAAGACGAGGTCATTGGAGCCTGCACTCACAATAACCAAAGCCCCCTCTATTATATTCTTAGCCTTTTCTTCCCCAACAACTCCCTTGAGCCTCTTTATATAATCCTCAAAGTACTGAGTCTGATTCTTCACTGGGATCACCCCTGATACAGAAGTGGTTAGCTCATCATACCCACTTCCTGCTGAGGCAAAGTTGACTCCAGTACCGAGCTCATCATTGGAAAGATTTGGGTCCAGGAAAGGTGGGACAGTCTCCTTAATTTTCAGCAGAGAGGCCAGAATGTCAGACGCAAGTTTTCCATTAGAAAACCTCCCAGTAGGGACTTGCCCAGGAAAGTCTTTACCATAAGGTTTGTAGTTGGCTTTGAATAGTGTCTCAAGAAAGTCGTTGTTGCCAGTATCCAGAGTTGAATCTCCAAAGGTCAGAATTGCAGGGAACTTTTTGTCAGTTTGGGCACTGCATGTATGGATGATGGTGGTGGAAACAAGCATCAGAAGGATGAAGATCAGGGTCTTTGGTGCCATTGGTGCCATTCTCcctatcttatttattttctcaatgaAATGGGGTTGGTTTTTGTAGTAGTAAGATGGGAATCGTAAAAAGGGAATCAAGGATTTTTCCTTATAATCACTCTTTCGAGAGATTTGAATTCTGTATAGAACTGAAGTTGTACGTAAAGAGAGGAAAATATGGAAAGGGGATCATATATACTGCCCATTTTGGGACATCTCTTTCTTGTTATTCATTCAAATGCCACAGCTAATATCATTTGGCCTTTTGAAGCAATCAATCCTTTCCTTTAAAACTTACAAGTGAAAGTTGATTTGTTTacatatcataaaattttaGGCAAGTTCTTTCTACATCGATTTTGTTTGTGTATTTTCCTTGTATATTCAAATGcttctaatattaattattattattgctgtTATTATGAACATATTTAGAAATGCAAGAGACAAAGGTTGCAACTAGTTTGGAGAaccttttttttagtttttattttccatttctattttttaaaaataaattttatttttccatttttttagtttttaaaaatattttttttctatttttatttttttggaaaatgagtTGATTAAAAAAGTGTAACCTGTTTTTTGATGATAAGATTTGTTTAAAaggaaatataattaaaattttatataatacacGTGTCATGGAATGAGatatatgattaaaaatgatgtttttattatgtcttatatacattataattatataaatatattgaatttgtttatttttattttaattttaaaatgcttcaataaaatattctaatatacttgcaattaatcaaataaattatgaaaataataatattttgatttcctaattatttttaaatttattttctataaccTTCAATATTATTTCACTAATAGTATGAGATAAGATAAGAGAGaataatatatcttatttttCATTGACTGAATATAGTATGAAATAAGATAAGAGAGATGATAATATATCTTATCGTATATTTGATTGCTAATGggatataataaattatattatcatttattttatcttatattcaatcaaatatgagataGAATAAAAGATagaatatattattcatttccttttttttttttatatattctttatatatatatatatatatatatataccttacatcataaatttatttcttcaacaatttttttttatatttcttatttttcaaaataaaaaattaaatttatgattaaaaaagaagaactaaaaaatatttataaaatatattgttagATAATactatatgtattatttaatgtATAGAAGTATTTTATATGttgaaaaacataatataaatttttttattcataatttaaatattttaattatcaatattgttaataaaaaaacactaaacataagagaaatttcatatttttttaatagtaaatattaaaatataatataatttttattttaaacaaatatttaacattaaaaataatatatatttcattttatattttttattcattttataaatcgAGTATAAACATGACATAACATATTTCATCACACATAGTAGTATTATGTATACATAGACACACAAAAAGGGACCTTATTTTCAATGTTGGGTCCAACTCTAATTTCATTGAGCCCAAAAGAGACTTCTACAGTTGCTTGAGCTGGGCCTTGTATTGGAGCCTTATGTGGGATTGAAGAGAATGGTTTTGCAGACTTATGATAGTGGGGTTAAGAAGGTTGCCTTATGTGATATTTGGATTAGCTATATATGATATTAGTAGTACTGAAGTTGGCAATAATGatgatattattaatatttctgctaacaaattttaatttattctatcaAATCTCCCATGAAATCCTGCTCCATGTTTGGGAACACGAAAAATAAGGCATAAAATATTACTTTCCCAAGTTGTTTCAATGATATGGTTTGAGTTCAATCTTAACTTTTAGTGAGCTACATGAAGAACAATGCATTTTATATTGAATATATGAGACTATAAATCTCACCCACTCTTGATTTCTCCattgaaaattcttaaaaagaTTTGGCACAAATTCTTAAGATCTTAACAAGTTTAAAATGCATGGTTCTTCTTTGAAATGGGGAGTAgagactaaaaaaaatatataaaaaaaagaaaaaaaatgtaagtgttattaaactaaaaaaaatctctatgCATAATGATAGAGGATTGTATTGTTTCGAGTTTAAGTAAGAAAGAGTAGATGCATTAAGTCATGGTATAATAAAGCAAAAAAGATAGAAATGGTttgtgaaattaaaaaaaactattatatatTGTTTTCATGCACGTATAcgtagaaaataaagaaaaaataataagatttttaatatgatttgatGATCAATTTGATTTTTACGTTTATAGAGCGCACTAACACACAAAAATCCACTTATCAAAAGGAACGAAAAGGAGTATGATGATGaaactcttaaaaaattaatctcAATTGCAATTGCACTATGTAAAAATGAAAccctaaaacataaaaaaattaaatatataataggggTAAATACGTTATTCACAACATAAAAAAAGTTTCTCTAGAAGCGCTACCTCTTCAACCCTCGCGAATTGACCGGATAGCTTGATCCCTACAAGTTCATACATTAAGTcatcaaactaaaaaaatttctatgcATAAAGGATCATTTTGTTTTGagtttaaatgagaaaaaaaagcaCATGCATTAAGTCATGGTATAATAAATAATATCCTCGAATTTCTAATTAATATCTTTGAATTATTTAGATATGACCTGTTTTGAGTCTATTTTATTAATATGGAAGGAACTTCTGGATTAGCCACGTGGTACATGGATGACATTAGATCTTCTCTTCAAATGAATGCAATTATTGGCCAAAGAAAAAGGATTGGAAGAGATGAAATGCAAGGCATGCATGGTGAGAGGGAGGAGTGCGTGGAGCTATGATAACCACTTTATGGAGTTGAATATTATCTTTTCCAGCTTTGTGGGTTAGTGATGTGTTGGTCTTTTTGCACTCTCTTCTTTATCATGTTTTCCTTCTTTAATGTGAATTTCCAATCTCATTGATTTATTTGGTGGTGATTAGACTTGTGTGGGGGGTGTGACATAGCCTCGTGGGCATGACCTACCTCTCTGGCTCTCTCCACAGGCGTTTACACCTCCATGCATGCACGCAATAATTGTCTAGGGCACTGCGGTTGTGCAGTACCGCTCGTGTCCCATGTTTCCTCATGGAAGGAAGTAGGTAGTAGGAACTATGTATCTCCTCCCAAGGGTCCGGCTTCTTTCCAAAGGGAAAGCCACCCACCAACAAATCTATATCAATATAATAGCTATggtgtatatatttttaaagttttgttATTCATatcttaatcttatttatttatacatttaagACGTAAatgtatatttaattttttttaaggatagtTATTAGAATTAgttattaattcaaaaaaatatttttaactagaccacatatataaaaaaataattttatagaatagaaattaaaattagttgttaattatttttaagaataaaattctcaaaatatatatttttaatttattctttatgaAGCTACTATACACTTAATTATGGataatataagaaattttaaaacttttttttttttttttcatatttttaataatttttttagaatactatataaaaaacttttaaaaatgcctcaaatttattaaaaaaacaacatatttcccaacaatttttttttaaaattaatatatatatatatattaaatgacCAAAGATGACCGAAGAGGCCTTCAActgaaattaatatatatttttaaattattgaccCACCTagattatatattattaaaattttggtgTGATATATATCTTCTTGATCGCTGTACTAAATGATCTTAAGTACGTGTGTAGAGTTAGAAGTTGAATCTAATTGGAAAACATAACTTTTTTTCTCGAGATTTGTAAAAACATTATCTAAAATTCATCCCCCAACTGAAATTAATCCAGATTTCCAGATCAAAGCTAAAATACCATGAACCCAATTCATTTTGAGCCCGGAGAAGCATATTTCAAATCCAAAATGCCAGCTATGGCAACAAAATCTATGGTTCACATCGGCCATGAATGTTACTGCACTGCACCTAGAgataatgaccaaataaaagatacaaaaataatttaattgattaattaattaattatttatttatttattcatagaCAGCCAGCCATGGGGGGTGGTGGAGCAAGTACGAGGCAATGTAGCAGTGGGAAATACAAAAGGACTACGGTAGTGGTTGGAGCTTCAAAAAATACTCTAATTCCAATGATTATGCATCAACTAtccatatatattatttggGACTCCACCTTGGCTTTAGGGTGAAGACAGACTTCCTCACATTGTTCAATACTCTTTTGGATTCAACTCCATATTAAGAATCTTAATAACTCGCCTCGTGTGTCCAGTAGACACCATTATTATCAGTTAAGAACCCTAATTTGGCCTTTCTCTACTATGGTCGGTGTCCAAAAACCTCATGCAAGGAAGCTTCGTGCGCCCTTGAATGTGCTCTGATGGTAGCTTTGTCGATAAATTTACCCGCACGTGCAGACACTTACACACTGGCTTATTGTCATGTTAGGGTTAATGGGATAAAGAAACCAAAATGTTTGGTAAATTATTCACTAGTGGAGGAGAAGGGCTGCCCTCTACCCACAGGCAATGGACAAAATTGTATTGTTTAATTAGTAACCTAGTCATGTTCGCTAATATGACTTGAGATTTTGGTGGGTTGATGGTGATTTTGGTGTGAAAAAGTTAGGACATCTTTGGGCTTGGTTGGTATATGCTAATTGGCGTTTGTGTGTTTTATTAGTGGAAATACCAtcaaagagaataaaatttgtaaaCTATTGTTTTGAAGCAATGTTGACGTTAAAttacacaaaaatatcaaatagatTCTATTATTAAGATTTTTCACCcgaatttgattaaaaaaaacttatatgaTAATCATTTATACATCTGAACGGGTTTATACGATATATACACGTATACTTGAATATGTTATTACGAGTTTCTTCATCCATATTTTTTCGTacattttgaatgaattttacATGATATATTTATGTGTCTAATTTGCCTATATATTAGTTGTGagttatttatctatttttatgaaaatcttacttgaagaatttatttcatatttaaggttgacactattttaaaaaatgttttgggGTTAATATAAGATGCAAATGAAAGTATATGGAGGATATTTATAATTTACCTTATTTATTTTgtccatatttaatttttgaaaagtattacataaagaagaaaaatgattttcttaaatttgatttattataaaaaataataattaaaattagttaaaagtttatacatatataatagaggaaatgaatttaaagaaatatataaaaatagttcatttactttaaatatattattgttttttttttctttccaattttcccagatgttttcttaaatttttttgaagccAAATACaacttttagtttttatattcaataaggatatgaaaaataagataagTCTTATGATTTTTAGTAtgatttatttatgatataaaaaattgtgaaaatgtatattattattattattattattttattgctAAAAACCAAAAGTGaaagttaaaaattattctaaatggGACCATAATTGATGATAACACtaaccttaaattttttattcattttctattttatatctgtttgaaaatttgttgtAGGCTAAGGGCTACTTTGGTGAATTGCATGCCaatcgagagagagagagagagagaagccattccatttttttttttttaaatgttatttcaattttaaaaaaatttgtcaacCACCCTCCAACACTCCAGCTGGCCTCTTCGAATTTTAGCGCATAGTATGAGAAAAATGAATGTCTCACCCGCATGGCAGTTAACTACATCACCCACACGTAAAACCTATGCAAATTTGTTAATATCTGAGGTGGAACGAGCatgaaaatatactaattaaaaaataaaaaatatttatgtgaagacatgtaataaatttaaagaaaaaaattaaaaatgacaaggcaataataataataaaaatattataataaatgagGGTGAGTGAATGATAAGGAAGATGAGTATGGGATCCGTACCTAATCATTTTAATATCAGTTGGAAGGCATTATTTGAAGGTGGGAGTTGAAACTCATCGGCATGATTTGGCATCAACTCATCCAGTCCACCCCACATTTCACCAAACACTTCCCATTTTGCCATGTCCAACTAAACTCATTTTAATATCAGTTGGAAggcattatttttaaattatttaatttttatataattgaagaaaataaaataaattgaatttaatagtacgtgtaaaaaataatttattaactttaatctatttttattattttccttttttcttttatttttcttttcttcatatttttatccatatttaaaaaaaaaaattaaacataggattatatatttatttaaaaaaagatgatggcttttagaatatgtttaatcaaattattatattaataaatttttactatcttaaatctctaaaatttttaagcatataaaataaattctatactttttttttatttataataattcttacttttatatatatattttttaaaaaaaacacacaaactACACCTTAAGTTTCATagttatattatttcttaagtCATCTTTTTCTTAgcttaattccatttttttttatcctattaatattattcattgATTGGTCTCATTTTTCATAGTAGATAAGATCTTTTATACTTCCATGACATATTTGAGtcctatatttatttaaacatatttatataaagaaattatttaacaaatttgaTGGAAAATCATAAGATTATTTGTCAAGAAAAGTGTACTCTTGGCCTAATTTTAAATAGTGAGGAGAAAATGAATACCCAAATCTGTTTGAAATTGGGATTTGGGAGTAGTATATGGCTAGGATTCATGGGTCGGATCACTTTCAATGGGTGGgtcattctaatttttttatttttatttttattttttatttttataaagatgTCAAATTTCAAGTTCAAAAAGCTTCGATTGGACCCATGCCATTACAATTACAACTTCAAAAAGCTTGGAATGGCCCCATGGCATTACAAGTTAGAGGTCTAATCGAAACAACCACAGTAGGGTCCAAACTCATTGGAAATCAActgttttttcccttttaaataaTTGTTAGTTGATTTCCTAATAATAATGTTATCTAGAGATGAGTTCTGAGAATTCATAGGTTTTTTGtagaatgttttcaaaaacaaatttaaaaaaatatcatttgagaatagtttttaaaattagtttttaattgtttttatgaataaaattttatttatgaattcaAATTTCCTTCCATTGTTATATATTAGCATATTGTGTACCTACAACAAAAGTTATTAAACTCTTATTGTTAatcgttttcaaaaatagttttaaaaaatagttttcaaatatagtttttaaaaattgtcctTTAATGTTTATTCGggaacttaaaataattttaactttttttttctaatttttaaatatgttttaaaaactattctccaatattttgtaaaacaaatgtcCATTTGGAAactccaaatatttttaaatttttttccttatttttaaatatattttaaaaataacttttatatatagtatcttatttttaatcatttttcatatttatataattatttttttaaacatttatcacaaaacaattaaaaaaaattatttgaaaacaccttattttctaTATCTTGGTTACCAAAGGTGttttattgttttgaaaaacagaaaactattttaaaaaacaattactaatTAGATCTCAagatattcatatttttttatgttgtttGGAATAATCTATAAAAAAGTGcgcttaaaaaataatacattttcattataaattttttaaaaaactatttttgttaaatatgttttgtaAACTAAAAAactttatgttttaaaataaaaaatgaaattgttcTTAAAGATAGTTCTAAACACACCCCATAATTTCTTGGAGATTGCTACTTTTTAATAGATCTAACAGAAAGTTCCAATTCTTTGTTTGGTGGGAGGGAAAGATCCAGTTTCACAGCTGTGAAAAGGGGCCCAACTTCAACTCCAaaactaaaatactttcctTGCTTATATCATTACTCTCCTTGCCTGtaattcattttccttaatttgcCTATCtccaaaaattgtaaaatttagaGAAGTATTTGCTGTGATAAAAAAgtgcaatatttttatttttagtttctcCTAATTATCCCTGGATCGGTGCAACCTTATTTTAATCTCTGAAACATGGAAAACATTTCCAACAAGGCTATGGCGGCCTAAGTTAAATACCCATTGAAGGAAGGACATAATTGGAAGATCATATTATACTATAGTCTATGTTAAAATACActatagtttaaatttttaattcaccTTTGTTTCTATGGGGAAGGTTGCTCCTGTATATATATCTGGCTGTCATGTCCCTGGTCACtaacaaagagaaaaagaaagggagagATCAATACGCAGAGagaaaaaaacacaagaaattGCATAGATAGAGATATGGGCAACAGTCTGAGGTGTTGTTTGGCTTGTGTTCTTCCTTGTGGAGCTCTGGATTTGATCCGTATAGTGCATTTAAGTGGCTACGTGGAGGAAATTGCTAGACCAGTCACCGCCGGCGAGATCCTCCAGGCCCATCCGAACCATGTACTCAGCAAACCCTGCTCACAAGGCGTCGTCCGGAAAATTCTAATCCTATCGCCGGAGTCCGAGCTCAAAAGGGGCAGCATATACTTCCTAATTCCGGCGACGTCGCTGCCGGAGAAGAAGAGAAGTGGCAGTGGCAGCAACCCCAAGAAGTCCTCCAAGAAGAGTAGTAGAAAGTGCAACACTGACGTTGGTTCAACGGAAATGATCTCTGAAAAGAAGTCCTCACGCCGGGATCGCCGGAGCAGCGGCCGGGTCGGAGTATGGCGGCCTCATTTAGAGAGCATTTTGGAAGactgataactttttttttgggtcGCCGGAATCTGAGATTCCGGGGAATATATCACATGAATggttcaattatatatatatatatggttgtGCTACGTTTTTTTAATGTACGTGGGACTATTGGAATTGGTTATGTGGATAAATTTTCACTTTGTTCGATCGCTTTGCTGCTTCGGTCTGCTTACAATTAATAATAGCAGATTTGGAGATCcacttttttttatgagaaaatcgTCTATTCTCCCGAGAAAATTACAGCAACAAGCTGATCAAAACCTGTGTCTCCTTTGTACTCATGTCATGGAAATGTAAGTAATCAAAGTCACTATATTTGTCTCTTTCAATAATcccataaattttaatttccagAGTTCCCCCATTGGTGTTGTTTCGATGTTAATGATTAGCCTTCATGTATTCTATTTTGAATTCCATACTTGACTTGGAGAATTCTTAGCTGTCCAACTAAACTATCCGGTTTTTTAAATCCAAGTGTTGGGAGCTGTTGATCTTATTACTGAAAAAGTGGGATTGGATTCATAAATAAATGCTTGTAATGTCATTTAACAAAAGTCAAGAGAACATTGTTAAGCTTGGTAGCGAACAGATGGAGGGAATATAGGGCAAGGACTTCATAAAAAAATGGACAAGAAGACTAGTAAGTAGTTGATGATTGTGAATCTTAGCCTTTTCTTTATATATGCTAGCTATTACAGAGGTGAATATGGTCtagttttgaagaattaaatggCTAGCAACATGGGAAAATAGTCTGTTTTGGATGGGGATCGGATGAGAAAAGCCTCAGCCC
Proteins encoded in this region:
- the LOC100260457 gene encoding uncharacterized protein LOC100260457, with translation MGNSLRCCLACVLPCGALDLIRIVHLSGYVEEIARPVTAGEILQAHPNHVLSKPCSQGVVRKILILSPESELKRGSIYFLIPATSLPEKKRSGSGSNPKKSSKKSSRKCNTDVGSTEMISEKKSSRRDRRSSGRVGVWRPHLESILED
- the LOC104879521 gene encoding GDSL esterase/lipase At1g58430, which encodes MAPMAPKTLIFILLMLVSTTIIHTCSAQTDKKFPAILTFGDSTLDTGNNDFLETLFKANYKPYGKDFPGQVPTGRFSNGKLASDILASLLKIKETVPPFLDPNLSNDELGTGVNFASAGSGYDELTTSVSGVIPVKNQTQYFEDYIKRLKGVVGEEKAKNIIEGALVIVSAGSNDLVFNYYSLAGSRRQLSITQYHDFLLQRVQDFLKAIYDLGSRKIVVAGLPPIGCLPIQITASFKSPSNRTCLTDQNSDSQAYNSKLETLLGQLEASFPGSKFVYANLFDPVMDMINNPQKYGFVETNKGCCGSGFFEAGPLCNALSGTCDDTSQYVFWDSIHPAESVYAHIAQNLKELSDKL